A window of the Microbacterium sp. AZCO genome harbors these coding sequences:
- the nadC gene encoding carboxylating nicotinate-nucleotide diphosphorylase, translating into MLTRATIDRVVAAALEEDAPWGDLTSEYLIPENAVARADLVAREAGVFSGGAVFEAAFRLTDPTVEVHLVAEDGEWFEPGAVLAVVSGPARSVLTAERIGLNFVQRMSGIATLTGRYVAEVAHTTARIADTRKTTPGLRAFERQAVVNGGGHNHRYSLSDAVMAKDNHLAVLAQKHANVTEALKAAISRLPHTTHVEVEVDRLDQIEAVLAAGIGTIMLDNFSLDDLRRGVEVVAGRATVEASGGVNLDTVRAIAETGVDVISVGALTHSARALDLGLDVRIEVTEA; encoded by the coding sequence ATGCTCACCCGCGCCACGATCGACCGCGTCGTCGCTGCCGCGCTCGAGGAGGACGCCCCGTGGGGCGACCTGACGAGCGAGTACCTCATCCCGGAGAACGCCGTCGCCCGCGCCGACCTCGTCGCCCGTGAAGCCGGGGTCTTCAGCGGCGGCGCGGTGTTCGAGGCGGCGTTCCGCCTCACCGATCCGACCGTCGAGGTGCACCTCGTCGCCGAGGACGGCGAATGGTTCGAGCCGGGCGCGGTCCTCGCGGTCGTGTCCGGCCCTGCGCGGTCGGTGCTCACGGCGGAGCGGATCGGCCTCAACTTCGTGCAGCGCATGTCGGGCATCGCCACCCTCACGGGCAGATACGTGGCCGAGGTCGCCCACACGACCGCGCGGATCGCGGACACCCGCAAGACGACCCCCGGGCTGCGGGCGTTCGAGCGGCAGGCGGTCGTCAACGGCGGCGGTCACAACCACCGCTACTCGCTGTCCGACGCCGTCATGGCGAAGGACAATCATCTGGCCGTCCTCGCGCAGAAGCACGCGAACGTCACGGAGGCACTGAAGGCCGCCATCTCGCGACTGCCCCACACGACGCACGTCGAGGTCGAGGTCGACCGGCTCGACCAGATCGAGGCCGTGCTCGCGGCAGGCATCGGCACGATCATGCTCGACAACTTCTCGCTCGACGACCTGCGCCGGGGCGTCGAGGTCGTCGCAGGGCGCGCGACCGTCGAGGCATCGGGTGGCGTGAATCTGGACACGGTGCGCGCGATCGCCGAGACGGGTGTCGACGTCATCTCGGTCGGCGCCCTGACCCACTCGGCGCGGGCTCTCGACCTCGGCCTCGACGTCCGCATCGAGGTCACGGAGGCCTGA